A portion of the Streptomyces sp. NBC_00376 genome contains these proteins:
- a CDS encoding tetratricopeptide repeat protein: MSMSGVVDLAAVKAAGEAKVKAEQARAEASRQGGGGAVPPSALVIDVDEAGFENDVLQRSAEVPVVIDFWAEWCEPCKQLGPLLERLAREYNGRFVLAKVDVDANQMLMQQFGIQGIPAVFAVVAGQALPLFQGAAPEAQIRQTLDQLIQVGEERFGLTGIVVDQDAADGTADQAPAEAPAGPYDALLEAAVQALDADDFAGAVQAYKNVLSDDPANTEAKLGLAQAELLSRVKDMDAQRVREEAAAKPADVAAQLAAADLDLVGGHVEDAFGRLVETVRRNFGDDRDTARLRLLELFEVIGPDDPRVVAARTALARVLF; encoded by the coding sequence AGGTGAAGGCGGAGCAGGCCCGTGCGGAGGCCTCCCGGCAGGGTGGTGGTGGCGCGGTACCGCCGTCCGCCCTGGTGATCGATGTCGATGAGGCAGGCTTCGAGAACGATGTCCTGCAGCGTTCCGCCGAGGTCCCGGTCGTCATCGACTTCTGGGCCGAGTGGTGCGAGCCGTGCAAGCAGCTGGGCCCGCTCCTGGAGCGCCTGGCCCGTGAGTACAACGGCCGCTTCGTGCTGGCCAAGGTCGATGTCGACGCCAACCAGATGCTGATGCAGCAGTTCGGTATCCAGGGCATCCCGGCGGTCTTCGCCGTCGTCGCCGGGCAGGCCCTCCCGCTCTTCCAGGGCGCGGCCCCCGAGGCCCAGATCCGGCAGACGCTGGACCAGTTGATCCAGGTCGGCGAGGAGCGGTTCGGGCTCACCGGGATCGTGGTCGACCAGGACGCCGCCGACGGGACGGCCGACCAGGCTCCGGCCGAGGCGCCCGCAGGGCCGTACGACGCCCTGCTCGAAGCGGCCGTACAGGCCCTGGACGCCGACGACTTCGCCGGTGCCGTCCAGGCGTACAAGAACGTCCTGTCCGACGACCCGGCCAACACCGAGGCCAAGCTCGGCCTCGCCCAGGCCGAACTCCTCTCCCGGGTCAAGGACATGGACGCCCAGCGGGTCCGCGAGGAGGCCGCCGCGAAGCCGGCCGATGTCGCGGCGCAGCTCGCCGCCGCCGATCTGGATCTGGTCGGCGGTCATGTCGAGGATGCCTTCGGCCGGCTCGTCGAGACGGTGCGGCGCAACTTCGGCGACGACCGGGACACCGCGCGGCTGCGGCTGCTGGAGCTGTTCGAGGTGATCGGCCCCGACGATCCGCGGGTCGTCGCCGCGCGTACGGCGCTGGCGCGGGTCTTGTTCTGA